One genomic region from Neospora caninum Liverpool complete genome, chromosome V encodes:
- a CDS encoding sulfate transporter family domain-containing protein, whose translation MSLQEPAAGRGSRGKQSVRSSGVFWLHAPQAPLQSEGVPEDSIEGDTVRPPPEGSGSAWGTEAEASIVADSGGTRDEGRSSGNLSVCQKVAHTAFSVVKQTHLIVMGILIAVLDNMPYATLLFPSSYAYLVPLGATAILTTTAVSQVVMALFSVFPFAVGAFTIENVPFLKCISVAAIQNAAAKGLSDEWVVSTILMCWMVASFLTAATFYFLGALKLGRVADYIPNTVLLGCIGGMGLFMVSAALGVAAGCEWEWNSETFATVLSASAFPCVCLTLLVEVILILAEVKYASPTFTPIFLLAFPVMFYAALFFFGISVERARESGWIFGWATTPGAADEEQPSPLVASAFSAAPLGDLGASVALPTEAVGRTAASARLQDSHPAGLSSGGKPANTADQLSIYSQFSIGCVDWHCVLSQAPSIIAIVVFSVLHAPINVPSLTLTSGIPSSLDYELKVHGLASLAAALTGGLQCYMTYSTSTLFWKCGVREHAASLFVGLGTIALLFTLSPNVILIYFPRPAAAVFMCHVGVVLVNDGLIASRSIVSFAEYVVIIITAAAMQSAFTDGLIVGLGLSAALKVFHVVVAAMRSRRWLS comes from the coding sequence ATGTCTCTCCAAGAGCCGGCAGccgggcgaggcagccgaggcaAGCAGTCTGTTCGGTCCTCAGGTGTTTTTTGGTTGCATGCTCCACAGGCTCCGTTGCAGTCTGAAGGCGTTCCGGAGGACAGTATTGAGGGCGATACGGTGCGACCGCCGCCAGAAGGCAGCGGCTCTGCTTGGGGGACTGAGGCGGAGGCAAGCATTGTCGCAGATTCCGGAGGCACCCGCGATGAAGGTCGATCGTCAGGCAACCTCTCGGTGTGTCAAAAGGTGGCTCACACGGCCTTCTCGGTCGTCAAACAGACGCATTTGATTGTGATGGGTATCCTGATTGCCGTGCTGGACAACATGCCGTACGCGACGCTCCTGTTTCCATCGAGTTACGCGTACCTCGTACCCCTCGGGGCAACCGCGATTTTGACCACGACTGCTGTAAGCCAGGTCGTGATGGCGCTGTTCTCTGTGTTCCCTTTCGCTGTGGGAGCCTTCACAATTGAAAACGTCCCTTTCCTGAAATGCATCAGCGTTGCGGCCATTCAGAACGCCGCTGCAAAGGGACTCAGCGATGAGTGGGTTGTCAGTACGATTCTGATGTGCTGGATGGTTGCCTCCTTTCTGACCGCTGCGACATTCTATTTTCTTGGCGCGCTGAAGCTCGGGCGCGTCGCGGACTACATTCCGAACACCGTGCTGCTCGGATGCATCGGCGGCATGGGCCTCTTCATGGTGAGCGCTGCGCTGGGCGTCGCCGCAGGCTGCGAGTGGGAGTGGAACTCCGAAACCTTTGCAACGGTTCTGTCCGCGTCTGCTTTCCCTTGCGTCTGCCTCACACTGCTCGTGGAGGTGATTTTGATTCTCGCAGAGGTCAAGTATGCGAGTCCCACGTTCACACCCATCTTCTTGCTTGCCTTTCCTGTGATGTTCTACGCtgccctcttctttttcggcaTATCTGTCGAACGGGCGAGAGAGTCGGGATGGATTTTCGGCTGGGCAACCACTCCTGGAGCTGCTGACGAGGAGCAGCCGTCGCCCCTGGTGGCCTCCGCCTTCAGCGCCGCTCCGCTTGGCGacctcggcgcctccgtgGCGCTGCCTACAGAAGCTGTTGGACGCACCGCCGCGTCTGCGCGGCTGCAGGACTCCCACCCTGCTGGACTGAGCAGCGGCGGGAAGCCTGCAAACACTGCTGACCAGCTTAGCATTTATTCGCAGTTTTCGATTGGATGTGTGGACTGGCACTGCGTACTGTCCCAGGCGCCCTCCATAATTGCAATAGttgtgttttctgtgttGCATGCACCCATCAACGTTCCGTCGCTGACGCTCACTTCTGGcatcccttcctctctcgactACGAGCTGAAAGTCCACGGCCTAGCCAGTCTGGCCGCGGCGCTCACTGGCGGGCTGCAGTGCTATATGACGTACTCAACATCCACGCTTTTCTGGAAGTGTGGCGTCCGAGAGCATGCCGCGTCTCTGTTCGTGGGCCTCGGGACGATTGCCTTGCTTTTCACTCTGTCGCCTAACGTGATTCTAATATATTTCCCCCGACCTGCTGCGGCGGTGTTTATGTGCCATGTTGGCGTTGTTCTGGTGAACGACGGGCTGATTGCGAGTCGAAGCATTGTCTCCTTTGCTGAATATGTTGTGATCATCATTACCGCTGCCGCCATGCAGAGTGCTTTCACCGATGGCCTCATTGTCGGGCTCGGCCTCTCGGCCGCTCTCAAGGTATTTCATGTTGTCGTGGCAGCCATGAGGAGTCGACGCTGGCTTTCCTGA